Proteins from a genomic interval of Rubinisphaera italica:
- a CDS encoding peroxiredoxin-like family protein has translation MFRFMTTLFAVVVTTSCTVNMSWGGEPKIAIDANATTPLKAGEKIPDVVIHDNSGEGVSLHSLIEKDAPTVIVFFRGSWCPICTRHFQDLIKIHPKIVEHGAKVIAISPDTAENSKANAESLNIPFPLYSDSDVKAASAFGLAFQVGETTLIKYNKFGIDLEKASGRNHHALPVPAVYIVDQAGKIQFAHSNPDYSKRLEGAKILAELKKLPK, from the coding sequence ATGTTTCGATTCATGACAACGTTATTCGCGGTAGTGGTAACAACCAGCTGTACTGTAAACATGAGCTGGGGTGGAGAACCCAAAATTGCTATCGACGCAAACGCGACTACCCCTCTGAAAGCTGGAGAGAAGATTCCAGACGTTGTCATTCACGACAACTCAGGAGAGGGTGTTTCTCTTCACTCACTGATTGAAAAAGATGCTCCCACCGTGATCGTCTTCTTCCGAGGGAGTTGGTGTCCCATTTGCACTCGGCATTTCCAGGATCTGATCAAGATCCACCCCAAAATCGTCGAACACGGTGCCAAGGTCATTGCGATCAGTCCAGACACAGCTGAAAATTCTAAGGCAAATGCGGAGAGTCTGAACATACCATTCCCATTATATTCTGATTCTGACGTTAAAGCTGCCAGTGCATTCGGACTGGCGTTTCAGGTAGGTGAGACGACCCTCATTAAGTATAATAAATTTGGAATTGATCTCGAGAAAGCCTCCGGTCGTAACCATCATGCTTTGCCAGTACCAGCAGTCTACATTGTAGATCAAGCAGGAAAGATTCAGTTCGCTCACAGCAATCCTGACTATTCCAAACGTCTGGAGGGAGCAAAGATTCTCGCAGAGTTAAAGAAGCTACCTAAGTAA